In Clarias gariepinus isolate MV-2021 ecotype Netherlands chromosome 1, CGAR_prim_01v2, whole genome shotgun sequence, one DNA window encodes the following:
- the LOC128520321 gene encoding uncharacterized protein LOC128520321 isoform X2 gives MWRTMEGRLRRVRIRGGRGRGRGRGREGAGGRGGGQRLGGEFRGRGQGGEEEGGRIRRIRIPDDIRATIVDHVINHGMTLREAGQRVQPNLSRYTVASIIRTFRNENRVARNPASGGRQRMFTEEQETHIVNMVLANNSIRLREIQQRIIEDTITFQNINNVSISALSRVLARNRIRMKQIYRVPFERNSERIKQLRYEYVQRVMELEADAMGHELIYVDEAGFNLTKTRRRGRNLIGQRAIINVPGQRGGNITMCAAMSQNGVVHHHAILGPYNTAHIITFLDTLYHTLTNVQRAEQMRYVIIWDNVSFHRAALVRNWFTDHQLFTVLNLPPYSPFLNPIEEFFSAWRWKVYDRHPHQRMALLQAMEEACEDIDQASCQAWIRHSRRYFPRCLGQEDIACDVDEILWPDPERRHD, from the exons ATGTGGAGAACAATGGAGGGCAGACTGAGAAGAGTGAGAATTAGAGGAGggcgaggaagaggaagaggacgagGACGTGAAGGAGCaggtggaagaggaggaggacaaaGACTAGGAGGTGAATTTAGAGGAAGAGgacaaggaggtgaagaggaagGAGGAAGGATAAGAAGAATCAGAATTCCTGATGACATCAGAGCAACAATAGTAGACCATGTAATCAACCATGGAATGACCCTAAGGGAAGCTGGCCAACGGGTTCAGCCTAACCTCAGCCGCTACACTGTAGCAAGTATCATAAGGACATTTCGAAATGAGAATCG AGTTGCTAGAAATCCAGCATCTGGGGGCAGACAAAGAATGTTCACTGAAGAACAAGAGACTCATATAGTCAATATGGTGTTGGCCAATAATTCCATTAGGCTGCGAGAAATACAGCAGCGCATAATAGAGGATACCATCACATTCCAAAACATAAACAACGTGAGCATCTCTGCATTATCTCGTGTACTGGCACGAAATAGAATAAGAATGAAACAAATTTACAGAGTCCCTTTTGAAAGAAACAGTGAGCGCATAAAACAACTGCGATATGAATATGTTCAG AGAGTGATGGAGCTAGAGGCAGATGCCATGGGTCATGAACTGATTTATGTAGATGAGGCAGGTTTTAACCTAACTAAAACAAGGAGACGTGGCAGGAACCTTATTGGACAACGTGCTATAATCAATGTGCCAGGACAGCGTGGTGGTAATATAACTATGTGTGCAGCTATGAGTCAAAATGGTGTTGTGCACCATCATGCAATCCTGGGCCCATATAACACTGCACACATTATTACATTCCTGGATACCCTATATCATACACTCACTAATGTTCAGAGAGCAGAGCAGATGAGATATGTTATCATATGGGACAATGTTAGCTTCCATAGGGCTGCTTTGGTCCGCAACTGGTTCACAGATCACCAACTCTTTACTGTACTAAACCTCCCCCCATATTCTCCATTCCTGAATCCAATCGAAGAATTCTTCTCTGCCTGGCGCTGGAAGGTCTATGACCGTCATCCCCATCAGCGCATGGCTCTTTTACAGGCAATGGAAGAGGCATGTGAGGATATTGACCAGGCATCATGTCAGGCCTGGATACGGCACTCAAGAAGATATTTTCCACGGTGCCTTGGACAAGAAGACATTGCTTGTGATGTCGATGAAATTCTGTGGCCGGACCCAGAAAGACGACATGAttga
- the LOC128519547 gene encoding E3 ubiquitin-protein ligase TRIM39-like isoform X1 produces the protein MASARAFLCKDQLQCLICLDVFTDPVSTPCGHNFCMTCLREFWCRTLHYQCPVCKEEFVICPDLHVNAFISELVNQFLNQLPSKPKKVLCDSCTEKKVEALKSCLHCGLSFCSSHLIPHKTKAKLIRHKLMEPVENLENYICQKHERPLELFCRDCQTCVCEFCTDRDHMTHNTVPIEEKSEVMKNCLGPIKAEAQQMIQERLEMIADIKHSVELNKKITEKADLVKIFKALKICILRSQAELPKIMEEKQNAVERQAEEFIKDLEQEITELKWRKTELEQLLHTEDHLHLLQIYPSLCIPPHTKNLGDFNINPHLSVVTLIRMKIQEMLSTEVDRIDDMKLKVFQRYAVDVTLDPNTANQFLILSDYGKKVTYGDKRQNLPDNQERFDRCVCVLGKKGFSSGRFYYEVQVRGKTEWNLGVVRGSAKRKGEITACPENGYWCLCLKNENEFSACDSTHVLLSMKQAPQKVGVYVDYKEGVVSFYEVHAKFHIYSFTGQTFMEKIYPLFSPCINHNGKNSAPMIICTNNFNYIS, from the exons ATGGCTTCCGCTAGAGCTTTCCTTTGTAAAGATCAGCTTCAGTGCcttatctgtctggatgtgTTCACTGATCCTGTGTCTACTCCATGTGGACACAACTTCTGTATGACCTGTCTCAGAGAGTTCTGGTGCCGTACTTTACATTACCAGTGCCCAGTGTGTAAAGAGGAATTTGTTATTTGTCCTGATCTCCATGTTAATGCTTTCATTTCTGAACTGGTAAATCAGTTCCTAAACCAGCTTCCCTCTAAGCCTAAGAAGGTTTTGTGTGACTCCTGCACTGAGAAAAAGGTGGAGGCTCTAAAGTCCTGTCTGCACTGTGGACTTTCTTTCTGTAGCAGTCACCTTATACCTCATAAAACAAAAGCTAAACTCATAAGGCACAAACTGATGGAGCCTGTGGAGAACCTGGAGAATTACATCTGCCAGAAACATGAGAGACCCCTGGAGCTGTTCTGTAGAGACTGCCAGACATGTGTCTGTGAGTTCTGTACTGATAGAGACCACATGACTCACAACACTGTTCCTATAGAGGAGAAGAGTGAAGTGATGAAG AACTGCTTGGGGCCCATAAAAGCAGAAGCTCAGCAAATGATCCAGGAACGACTTGAAATGATTGCGGACATCAAACATTCTGTAGAACTCAATAAA AAAATCACAGAGAAAGCAGACCTTGTGAAGATCTTTAAAGCTCTAAAGATCTGCATTTTGAGAAGCCAGGCTGAGCTGCCTAAAATTATGGAGGAAAAGCAAAACGCAGTAGAAAGGCAGGCTGAAGAGTTTATTAAAGATCTGGAGCAGGAAATCACTGAGCTAAAGTGGAGAAagactgagctggagcagctctTACACACTGAGGATCACCTCCACCTCCTACAG ATTTACCCATCACTCTGCATTCCTCCACACACAAAGAACTTGGGTGATTTTAATATTAACCCTCATTTGAGTGTGGTGACTCTGATTAGAATGAAGATTCAGGAGATGCTCAGTACAGAAGTGGACAGGATTGATGACATGA aATTAAAAGTATTTCAGCGGTATGCAG tGGATGTGACCCTGGATCCCAATACAGCAAATCAATTTCTTATACTGTCAGATTATGGAAAAAAGGTTACATATGGAGACAAGAGACAGAATCTCCCTGATAACCAAGAAAGGTTTGAtcgttgtgtttgtgtgttgggaAAGAAAGGTTTCTCCTCAGGAAGATTTTACTATGAGGTGCAGGTCAGAGGGAAGACTGAATGGAATTTAGGAGTGGTCAGAGGGTCTGCTAAGAGGAAGGGGGAGATTACAGCCTGTCCTGAAAATGGATACTGGTGCTTGTGTCTTAAGAATGAAAATGAATTTTCAGCTTGTGACTCCACTCATGTCCTCCTTTCAATGAAGCAGGCTCCTCAGAAGGTGGGGGTGTATGTGGATTATAAGGAAGGTGTGGTCTCTTTCTATGAAGTCCATGCCAAGTTTCATATATACTCTTTTACTGGTCAGACTTTTATGGAGAAAATCTATCCATTGTTCAGTCCCTGCATTAATCATAATGGTAAAAACTCAGCACCAATGATCATCTGcactaataattttaattatattagttAA
- the LOC128519547 gene encoding E3 ubiquitin/ISG15 ligase TRIM25-like isoform X2, with product MASARAFLCKDQLQCLICLDVFTDPVSTPCGHNFCMTCLREFWCRTLHYQCPVCKEEFVICPDLHVNAFISELVNQFLNQLPSKPKKVLCDSCTEKKVEALKSCLHCGLSFCSSHLIPHKTKAKLIRHKLMEPVENLENYICQKHERPLELFCRDCQTCVCEFCTDRDHMTHNTVPIEEKSEVMKNCLGPIKAEAQQMIQERLEMIADIKHSVELNKKITEKADLVKIFKALKICILRSQAELPKIMEEKQNAVERQAEEFIKDLEQEITELKWRKTELEQLLHTEDHLHLLQN from the exons ATGGCTTCCGCTAGAGCTTTCCTTTGTAAAGATCAGCTTCAGTGCcttatctgtctggatgtgTTCACTGATCCTGTGTCTACTCCATGTGGACACAACTTCTGTATGACCTGTCTCAGAGAGTTCTGGTGCCGTACTTTACATTACCAGTGCCCAGTGTGTAAAGAGGAATTTGTTATTTGTCCTGATCTCCATGTTAATGCTTTCATTTCTGAACTGGTAAATCAGTTCCTAAACCAGCTTCCCTCTAAGCCTAAGAAGGTTTTGTGTGACTCCTGCACTGAGAAAAAGGTGGAGGCTCTAAAGTCCTGTCTGCACTGTGGACTTTCTTTCTGTAGCAGTCACCTTATACCTCATAAAACAAAAGCTAAACTCATAAGGCACAAACTGATGGAGCCTGTGGAGAACCTGGAGAATTACATCTGCCAGAAACATGAGAGACCCCTGGAGCTGTTCTGTAGAGACTGCCAGACATGTGTCTGTGAGTTCTGTACTGATAGAGACCACATGACTCACAACACTGTTCCTATAGAGGAGAAGAGTGAAGTGATGAAG AACTGCTTGGGGCCCATAAAAGCAGAAGCTCAGCAAATGATCCAGGAACGACTTGAAATGATTGCGGACATCAAACATTCTGTAGAACTCAATAAA AAAATCACAGAGAAAGCAGACCTTGTGAAGATCTTTAAAGCTCTAAAGATCTGCATTTTGAGAAGCCAGGCTGAGCTGCCTAAAATTATGGAGGAAAAGCAAAACGCAGTAGAAAGGCAGGCTGAAGAGTTTATTAAAGATCTGGAGCAGGAAATCACTGAGCTAAAGTGGAGAAagactgagctggagcagctctTACACACTGAGGATCACCTCCACCTCCTACAG aATTAA
- the LOC128507378 gene encoding uncharacterized protein LOC128507378, with protein MLGPEGMFTPEQETHIANMVIANNAIRLHEIQQRIIDNDTIFRNIHSASISALSRVLARHRIRMKQIYRVPFKRNTERVKQLRYDYVQRVMELEADAMGHELLFVDEAGFNLSKTRRRGRNIIGHRAIINVPGQRGGNITMCAAISQNGIVHHHATIGPYNTAHIIAFLDTLHDILTVQRPEHTRYVIIWDNVSFRNWFTDHPSFIALNLPLYSPFLNPIKEFFSAWHWKVYDRHPHQQVALLQAMEEACEDIDQASCQTWIRHSRRYFPRCLGLEDIACDVDEILWPDPERRHDVG; from the exons ATGTTGGGGCCAGAGGGCATGTTCACTCCAGAGCAAGAGACCCATATAGCGAACATGGTAATTGCCAATAATGCAATAAGACTGCACGAAATACAGCAGCGCATAATTGATAATGACACCATCTTTCGAAATATACACAGTGCAAGCATTTCTGCACTAAGTCGTGTACTTGCGCGCCACAGAATAAGAATGAAGCAAATTTACAGAGTTCCTTTCAAGAGAAACACAGAACGTGTAAAGCAACTGCGATATGACTATGTGCAG AGAGTGATGGAACTAGAAGCAGATGCCATGGGACATGAGCTACTTTTTGTAGATGAGGCCGGTTTTAACCTCAGTAAAACCAGGAGACGTGGCAGGAACAttattggacaccgtgccatcATCAATGTCCCAGGACAACGTGGTGGTAACATAACCATGTGTGCAGCTATAAGCCAAAATGGTATTGTTCACCATCATGCAACCATAGGCCCATACAACACTGCACACATTATTGCATTCCTGGACACCTTACATGACATTCTCACTGTTCAGAGACCAGAGCATACTCGATATGTCATCATATGGGACAATGTTAGTTTCCGCAACTGGTTTACAGACCACCCATCCTTCATAGCACTCAACCTCCCTCTATACTCTCCATTCTTAAATCCCATCAAAGAGTTCTTCTCTGCCTGGCACTGGAAAGTGTACGACCGTCATCCTCATCAACAGGTAGCCCTTTTACAGGCAATGGAGGAGGCATGTGAAGATATTGACCAGGCATCATGTCAGACCTGGATACGGCATTCAAGGAGATATTTTCCCCGGTGCCTTGGACTGGAGGATATCGCATGCGATGTGGATGAAATTTTGTGGCCGGACCCAGAAAGACGACATGATGTAggctga
- the LOC128520321 gene encoding uncharacterized protein LOC128520321 isoform X1, whose protein sequence is MWRTMEGRLRRVRIRGGRGRGRGRGREGAGGRGGGQRLGGEFRGRGQGGEEEGGRIRRIRIPDDIRATIVDHVINHGMTLREAGQRVQPNLSRYTVASIIRTFRNENRVARNPASGGRQRMFTEEQETHIVNMVLANNSIRLREIQQRIIEDTITFQNINNVSISALSRVLARNRIRMKQIYRVPFERNSERIKQLRYEYVQVSYNIIGTECGSPSCSAVYEPAVLHLFCLFQRVMELEADAMGHELIYVDEAGFNLTKTRRRGRNLIGQRAIINVPGQRGGNITMCAAMSQNGVVHHHAILGPYNTAHIITFLDTLYHTLTNVQRAEQMRYVIIWDNVSFHRAALVRNWFTDHQLFTVLNLPPYSPFLNPIEEFFSAWRWKVYDRHPHQRMALLQAMEEACEDIDQASCQAWIRHSRRYFPRCLGQEDIACDVDEILWPDPERRHD, encoded by the exons ATGTGGAGAACAATGGAGGGCAGACTGAGAAGAGTGAGAATTAGAGGAGggcgaggaagaggaagaggacgagGACGTGAAGGAGCaggtggaagaggaggaggacaaaGACTAGGAGGTGAATTTAGAGGAAGAGgacaaggaggtgaagaggaagGAGGAAGGATAAGAAGAATCAGAATTCCTGATGACATCAGAGCAACAATAGTAGACCATGTAATCAACCATGGAATGACCCTAAGGGAAGCTGGCCAACGGGTTCAGCCTAACCTCAGCCGCTACACTGTAGCAAGTATCATAAGGACATTTCGAAATGAGAATCG AGTTGCTAGAAATCCAGCATCTGGGGGCAGACAAAGAATGTTCACTGAAGAACAAGAGACTCATATAGTCAATATGGTGTTGGCCAATAATTCCATTAGGCTGCGAGAAATACAGCAGCGCATAATAGAGGATACCATCACATTCCAAAACATAAACAACGTGAGCATCTCTGCATTATCTCGTGTACTGGCACGAAATAGAATAAGAATGAAACAAATTTACAGAGTCCCTTTTGAAAGAAACAGTGAGCGCATAAAACAACTGCGATATGAATATGTTCAGGTAAGCTATAATATCATTGGTACTGAATGTGGAAGTCCATCCTGTAGTGCTGTGTATGAACCTGCTGTGctgcatttgttttgtcttttccaGAGAGTGATGGAGCTAGAGGCAGATGCCATGGGTCATGAACTGATTTATGTAGATGAGGCAGGTTTTAACCTAACTAAAACAAGGAGACGTGGCAGGAACCTTATTGGACAACGTGCTATAATCAATGTGCCAGGACAGCGTGGTGGTAATATAACTATGTGTGCAGCTATGAGTCAAAATGGTGTTGTGCACCATCATGCAATCCTGGGCCCATATAACACTGCACACATTATTACATTCCTGGATACCCTATATCATACACTCACTAATGTTCAGAGAGCAGAGCAGATGAGATATGTTATCATATGGGACAATGTTAGCTTCCATAGGGCTGCTTTGGTCCGCAACTGGTTCACAGATCACCAACTCTTTACTGTACTAAACCTCCCCCCATATTCTCCATTCCTGAATCCAATCGAAGAATTCTTCTCTGCCTGGCGCTGGAAGGTCTATGACCGTCATCCCCATCAGCGCATGGCTCTTTTACAGGCAATGGAAGAGGCATGTGAGGATATTGACCAGGCATCATGTCAGGCCTGGATACGGCACTCAAGAAGATATTTTCCACGGTGCCTTGGACAAGAAGACATTGCTTGTGATGTCGATGAAATTCTGTGGCCGGACCCAGAAAGACGACATGAttga
- the LOC128519286 gene encoding E3 ubiquitin-protein ligase TRIM39-like → MSPLLVMASSSSALCKNHLQCFICLDVFTDPVSTPCGHNFCMICLKTFWDSSSDSQCPVCKEEFPKRPELRVNAFISGVAASFKSVQMKSSSTADERPSKPKKVLCDSCTEEKLEAVMSCLHCGVSFCDTHLILHKTTTKLMKHKLMEPVENLEDYICQKHERPLELFCRDDQMCVCQFCTEGDHRTHNTVPMEEEIKERKIKLEKTQAEVQQMIQERWKKIEEIQNSVKFNNKNTEKEKVDVVEIFSALMRSIERSQVELPKKMEEKQEVVKRQAEEFIKDLEQEITELKRRNTELEQLSHTEDHIHLLQIYPSLCSPPHTQDWTDVTITSHLSVEPLGRIKIQETFNKNIEKLIEIELKRIQQYAVDVTLDPDTANPKLILSNDGKQVTHGDKRQNVPDNPERFEMYGLVLGKEGFSSGRFYYEVQVKAKTEWELGVVRESINRKGTIRASPEDGFWCVLLRNENEYKALDSPPVSLSLKQAPQKVGVFVDYEEGLISFYDVDAKSDIYSFTGQTFTEKLHPCFCPCVNKGGRNSTPLIISPVRQI, encoded by the exons ATGTCTCCTCTGTTAGTCATGGCTTCCTCCAGCAGTGCCCTGTGTAAAAATCATCTTCAGTGCTTTATCTGTCTGGATGTGTTCACTGATCCAGTCTCTACTCCATGTGGACACAACTTTTGTATGATCTGTCTCAAAACGTTCTGGGACAGCAGTTCAGACTCCCAGTGTCCAGTGTGTAAGGAGGAATTTCCTAAACGTCCTGAACTACGGGTGAATGCGTTCATCTCTGGAGTGGCTGCTTCATTTAAGTCAGTTCAAATGAAATCCAGCAGCACTGCAGATGAGCGTCCTTCCAAGCCTAAGAAGGTTCTGTGTGACTCCTGCACTGAGGAAAAGCTGGAGGCTGTAATGTCCTGTCTGCACTGTGGGGTTTCTTTCTGTGACACACATCTAATTCTTCATAAAACTACAACTAAACTAATGAAGCACAAACTGATGGAGCCtgtggagaacctggaggactACATCTGCCAGAAACATGAGAGACCCCTGGAGCTGTTCTGTAGAGATgaccaaatgtgtgtgtgtcagttctgTACTGAGGGAGATCACAGAACTCACAACACTGTTCCTATGGAGGAGGAGATTAAAGAGAGAAAG ATAAAGTTGGAAAAGACACAAGCAGAAGTTCAGCAGATGATCCAGGAGCGATGGAAGAAGATTGAGGAAATTCAAAACTCTGTAAAATTCAATAAT aaaaacacagaaaaggAGAAAGTAGATGTTGTGGAGATCTTCAGTGCTCTGATGCGCAGCATTGAAAGAAGCCAGGTTGAGCTGCCCAAAAAGATGGAGGAGAAGCAGGAAGTAGTAAAAAGGCAGGCTGAAGAGTTCATTAAAGATCTGGAGCAGGAAATCACGGAGCTAAAGAGGAGAaacactgagctggagcagctctcacacactgagGATCACATCCACCTCCTACAG atttaccCGTCACTGTGCAGCCCTCCACACACCCAGGACTGGACTGATGTCACTATTACCTCTCATCTGAGTGTGGAGCCTTTGGGGAGAATAAAGATTCAGGAAACTTTCAATAAGAACATAGAGAAGCTGATTGAAATTG AACTGAAGAGAATTCAACAATATGCAG tgGATGTGACTCTGGATCCTGATACAGCGAATCCTAAACTCATTTTGTCTAATGATGGGAAACAAGTTACACATGGAGACAAGAGACAGAATGTCCCTGATAACCCGGAGAGGTTTGAAATGTATGGCCTTGTGTTGGGAAAGGAGGGATTCTCCTCAGGGAGATTTTACTATGAGGTTCAGGTCAAAGCGAAGACTGAGTGGGAGTTAGGAGTGGTGAGAGAGTCCATTAACAGGAAAGGAACGATTAGAGCCAGTCCTGAAGATGGATTCTGGTGTGTGTTGCTGAGGAATGAGAATGAATATAAGGCTCTGgactctcctcctgtctccctctcCTTGAAACAGGCTCCTCAGAAGGTGGGGGTGTTTGTGGATTACGAGGAGGGTCTGATCTCCTTCTATGATGTTGATGCAAAGTCTGATATCTACTCTTTCACTGGTCAGACTTTCACTGAGAAACTTCATCCATGTTTTTGCCCCTGCGTTAATAAAGGAGGAAGAAACTCAACACCACTGATCATCAGTCCTGTCAGGCAAATCTAA